The following are encoded in a window of Lates calcarifer isolate ASB-BC8 linkage group LG20, TLL_Latcal_v3, whole genome shotgun sequence genomic DNA:
- the myl10 gene encoding myosin regulatory light chain 10 has product MAPKKAKKKTTEAGSNVFSMFEQAQIQEFKEAFTIMDQNRDGVIDKGDLRDTYAALGRLNVGNDELDEMMKEAPGPINFTIFLAMFGEKLKGTDPEETILNAFKIFDPEGKGVLRGEDIKYYLMSQADKFTEEEVNQMFTNFPLDVAGNLDYKNLCYVITHGEEKEQE; this is encoded by the exons ATG GCCCCGAAGAAGGCGAAGAAGAAGACGACCGAGGCTGGCTCTAACGTGTTCAGCATGTTTGAGCAGGCACAGATCCAGGAGTTCAAGGAG GCCTTCACCATCATGGACCAGAACAGAGATGGTGTCATTGACAAGGGTGACCTGAGAGACACCTATGCTGCTCTAG GACGTCTCAATGTTGGCAATGATGAGCTAGATGAGATGATGAAGGAGGCTCCAGGCCCCATCAACTTTACCATCTTCCTGGCTATGTTTGGAGAGAAGCTCAAAG gAACTGACCCTGAGGAAACCATTCTCAACGCTTTCAAGATCTTTGACCCAGAGGGAAAAGGTGtcctgagaggagagga CATCAAATACTATCTGATGTCTCAGGCAGACAagttcacagaggaggag GTAAATCAGATGTTCACAAACTTTCCCCTGGATGTTGCTGGAAACCTGGATTACAAAAACCTGTGTTACGTTATTACCCATGGCGAGGAAAAGGAACAGGAGTAA